The Streptomyces phaeolivaceus genome has a window encoding:
- a CDS encoding SDR family oxidoreductase has product MRVVVAGATGRIGSRTVARLRDHGVEAVPVSRHHGVDVLTGDGLSEALRGAEVLVDVTDAPARTEGAGLHFFRTATTNLLAAAVAAGVEHHVVLSAVGADLLWSDYFRAKLLQEDMVRNSPVPHSVVRSTPFFESIEVMVERNTFADEVRVAPVLVRPVSTEDVAVTVAHVAVGLPLFGLGEVAGPEVRRLDELASEVVTAREDGRVVVPDPRARYFGAELRERTLLPGEGARLGHMAFAEWLGRPVVPANGRVS; this is encoded by the coding sequence ATGAGGGTAGTTGTCGCAGGCGCCACCGGCCGGATCGGTTCTCGAACGGTGGCGAGGCTCCGGGACCACGGTGTGGAGGCTGTGCCGGTCTCCCGTCACCACGGTGTCGATGTGCTCACGGGGGACGGTCTGAGCGAGGCGCTGCGGGGCGCCGAGGTGCTCGTGGACGTCACCGACGCGCCCGCGCGGACCGAGGGCGCGGGGCTGCACTTCTTCCGTACCGCCACGACCAATCTGCTGGCCGCCGCGGTCGCGGCCGGTGTCGAGCACCATGTGGTGCTCTCCGCCGTGGGGGCCGACCTGCTGTGGTCGGACTACTTCCGCGCGAAACTGCTCCAGGAGGACATGGTGCGTAACTCGCCGGTTCCGCACTCGGTCGTCCGGTCCACCCCGTTCTTCGAGTCCATCGAGGTGATGGTGGAGCGGAACACCTTCGCCGACGAGGTGCGCGTGGCGCCGGTGCTCGTGCGTCCCGTGTCGACGGAGGACGTCGCCGTCACCGTCGCGCATGTCGCCGTAGGGCTTCCGCTGTTCGGTCTCGGCGAGGTCGCCGGGCCGGAGGTGCGCCGGCTCGACGAGCTGGCGAGCGAGGTGGTGACCGCGCGCGAGGACGGACGGGTCGTCGTCCCCGACCCGCGGGCCCGGTACTTCGGGGCCGAGTTGCGAGAGCGGACGCTGCTGCCCGGCGAGGGCGCCCGGCTGGGGCACATGGCGTTCGCCGAGTGGCTCGGGCGGCCCGTCGTGCCCGCGAACGGGCGAGTGTCGTGA
- a CDS encoding class I SAM-dependent methyltransferase translates to MRNPSPPSVANGSPLGGEEAVDAYAISAEFYDVLQAERDDARVRRLYGGDVAGARVGVLDVGAGTGRVTLMSPAGSRVPVHAVEPTRSMRAPLMTRLASLPADRRRRVTVHPHRLDEADPRAVADVAVCHNTIACLHPVSRRALWPAVARALVPGGVLLVQLPPARPPRHETTYEFPAQRIGRHEYGGRMVASPQGDRIRTGFDYWVRGEGGVLREHHETFWMWPAGRAEVVGELRGAGFAPLPERADPSVLAVRATWAAGAVSQAG, encoded by the coding sequence ATGCGCAATCCTTCTCCCCCTTCGGTGGCGAACGGCTCCCCCCTCGGCGGGGAGGAGGCGGTGGACGCCTACGCGATCAGCGCCGAGTTCTACGACGTACTGCAGGCGGAGCGGGACGACGCCCGGGTGCGTCGGCTGTACGGCGGTGATGTCGCGGGCGCCCGGGTCGGTGTGCTGGACGTGGGCGCCGGCACCGGACGGGTGACGTTGATGAGCCCCGCGGGTTCGCGCGTCCCCGTGCACGCGGTGGAGCCCACGCGTTCCATGCGTGCGCCGCTGATGACGCGCCTGGCGTCGCTGCCCGCCGACCGGCGACGACGGGTCACCGTGCACCCGCACCGGCTCGACGAGGCGGATCCGCGCGCGGTCGCCGATGTCGCCGTGTGCCACAACACGATCGCCTGTCTGCACCCGGTCTCGCGACGCGCCCTGTGGCCCGCCGTGGCCCGAGCGCTGGTGCCTGGGGGTGTGCTGCTGGTCCAGCTGCCGCCCGCCCGTCCGCCGCGGCACGAGACGACGTACGAGTTCCCGGCCCAGCGCATCGGCCGGCACGAGTACGGCGGGCGCATGGTGGCCTCGCCCCAAGGGGACCGGATCCGGACCGGCTTCGACTACTGGGTGCGCGGCGAGGGCGGTGTGCTGCGTGAGCACCACGAGACGTTCTGGATGTGGCCGGCGGGCCGTGCGGAGGTGGTCGGGGAGCTGAGGGGGGCCGGGTTCGCTCCGCTGCCCGAACGGGCCGATCCGTCCGTACTGGCGGTGCGGGCCACCTGGGCGGCGGGGGCGGTGTCACAAGCGGGGTGA
- a CDS encoding UTP--glucose-1-phosphate uridylyltransferase yields MPPTIRRAVIPAAGLGSRLLPLTKATPKEMLPVGDKPVIEHTVRELVDSGITDITIVVSGGKSLIQDHFRPNPALVEQLREDGKTAYADAVEEVAELARRGHITYLDQYGPYGNGTPVLNAARAFGDEPVLVLWPDDVFVAEVPRAQQLIRAYEQTGCPVLALLPMDPTESQRYGVPIVKEDLGDGQLRITGLVEKPEPAAAPSAYAAIGGYVVTPGIIDELREQTRRWYEHRTGEVYLTDAINAYAATRAVYGQVIKGRWYDTGNPADYLVAQLAFALAHPEYGPLVRGLVDNLDTTAE; encoded by the coding sequence ATGCCCCCGACGATTCGCCGGGCTGTGATCCCCGCCGCCGGCCTCGGTTCCCGTCTGCTGCCCCTGACGAAGGCGACGCCGAAGGAGATGCTGCCGGTCGGCGACAAGCCGGTCATCGAGCACACCGTGCGCGAGCTGGTGGACTCCGGGATCACGGACATCACCATCGTCGTCTCCGGCGGCAAGAGCCTCATCCAGGACCACTTCCGCCCCAACCCCGCCCTGGTCGAGCAGCTCCGCGAGGACGGCAAGACGGCCTACGCGGACGCGGTGGAGGAGGTCGCCGAACTGGCCCGCCGGGGCCACATCACCTACCTCGACCAGTACGGGCCGTACGGCAACGGCACCCCGGTGCTCAACGCCGCCCGTGCCTTCGGCGACGAGCCCGTGCTGGTGCTCTGGCCCGACGACGTCTTCGTGGCCGAGGTCCCCCGCGCCCAGCAGCTGATCCGCGCCTACGAGCAGACCGGCTGCCCGGTGCTGGCCCTGCTGCCGATGGACCCCACCGAGTCCCAGCGCTACGGCGTGCCCATCGTCAAGGAGGACCTCGGCGACGGCCAGCTGCGCATCACCGGCCTGGTCGAGAAGCCCGAGCCGGCCGCCGCGCCCTCGGCGTACGCGGCCATCGGCGGTTATGTCGTCACCCCCGGCATCATCGACGAACTGCGCGAGCAGACCCGCCGCTGGTACGAGCACCGCACCGGCGAGGTCTATCTGACCGACGCCATCAACGCCTACGCCGCCACCCGCGCCGTGTACGGGCAGGTCATCAAGGGCCGCTGGTACGACACCGGCAACCCGGCCGACTACCTGGTCGCCCAGCTGGCCTTCGCACTCGCCCACCCCGAGTACGGCCCCCTCGTACGCGGTCTGGTCGACAACCTCGACACCACCGCCGAGTAG
- a CDS encoding Ohr family peroxiredoxin: protein MTERSPLPDLSVEKDFDGESFSPIYTTTVTVSGGAASHGRASGRARSDDGVLDIDLRMPEELGGDGSGTNPEQLFAAGFSACFHGALSLVARQAGLDPATISVMATVAFGRDPEDGGYLLRVDLVVKWPGVDPEAAAPLLEKADSLCPYAKMAWRGTPTTITLAL from the coding sequence GTGACCGAGCGGAGCCCGTTGCCCGATCTGTCCGTCGAGAAGGATTTCGACGGGGAGTCCTTCTCCCCCATCTACACCACGACGGTGACGGTGAGCGGCGGGGCGGCGAGTCATGGGCGGGCCTCGGGGCGGGCGCGCTCGGACGACGGGGTGCTGGACATCGATCTGCGCATGCCCGAGGAACTGGGCGGCGACGGCAGCGGGACCAATCCGGAGCAGCTGTTCGCCGCCGGTTTCTCCGCCTGTTTCCACGGGGCGCTGAGCCTGGTGGCACGGCAGGCCGGGCTGGATCCGGCCACGATCTCCGTGATGGCGACCGTGGCGTTCGGCCGGGATCCGGAGGACGGTGGCTATCTGTTGCGCGTCGACCTGGTGGTCAAGTGGCCGGGCGTCGATCCGGAGGCCGCCGCACCGCTCCTGGAGAAGGCCGACTCGCTGTGTCCCTACGCGAAGATGGCCTGGCGGGGGACGCCGACCACCATCACGCTGGCTCTGTAG
- a CDS encoding YceI family protein codes for MPSASSAPYQGLTGTYSIDPAHSTIGFSVRHAMIANVRGKFTAFEGLLKIDGSHPTRSEAHVSVQTGSLDTGIAQRDAHVTSADFLDSATFPLMTFRSTGIVDAAEGQFRMSGLLRIKDVELPLRIDLEFGGAGQDADGQNRVGFEGTATLKRSDWGIDWNSALATGGVLIGDKVKLVLDISAVELEPR; via the coding sequence ATGCCTTCCGCGTCTTCCGCGCCCTATCAAGGGCTGACGGGCACCTACAGCATCGATCCGGCCCACAGCACCATCGGTTTTTCCGTCCGGCACGCCATGATCGCCAATGTGCGGGGGAAATTCACCGCGTTCGAGGGTCTGCTGAAGATCGACGGGTCGCACCCCACCCGGTCCGAGGCCCATGTCAGTGTCCAGACCGGCAGTCTCGACACGGGTATCGCACAGCGGGACGCCCATGTGACGAGCGCGGACTTCCTGGACTCGGCGACCTTCCCGCTCATGACCTTCCGCTCCACCGGGATCGTCGACGCCGCGGAAGGACAGTTCCGGATGTCCGGTCTGCTGCGGATCAAGGACGTCGAACTGCCCCTGCGTATCGACCTGGAGTTCGGTGGCGCGGGCCAGGACGCCGACGGGCAGAACCGGGTCGGCTTCGAGGGCACGGCCACCCTGAAGCGCTCCGACTGGGGCATCGACTGGAACTCGGCGCTGGCCACGGGCGGAGTGCTGATCGGCGACAAGGTGAAACTGGTCCTCGACATCTCCGCCGTGGAGCTGGAGCCACGATGA
- a CDS encoding carboxymuconolactone decarboxylase family protein: MEPRLNYFGHPLAGKVLKHINSAGKVVSDSTLPATVQELVKIRASQINGCGFCTDMHTKDATQAGETQQRLNLIATWREAKVFTEAERAALELAEQGTRIADAAGGVTDDVWANAAKHFDEEQLVALISLIAVINAYNRINVINQQPAGDYQPGQFG; the protein is encoded by the coding sequence GTGGAACCGCGTCTCAACTACTTCGGTCACCCCCTCGCGGGCAAGGTACTGAAGCACATCAACTCGGCCGGCAAGGTGGTGTCGGACTCGACACTGCCTGCCACCGTCCAGGAGCTGGTGAAGATCCGCGCGAGCCAGATCAACGGCTGTGGCTTCTGCACCGACATGCACACCAAGGACGCCACCCAGGCCGGCGAGACCCAGCAGCGCCTCAACCTGATCGCCACGTGGCGCGAGGCCAAGGTCTTCACCGAGGCCGAGCGTGCCGCGCTGGAACTCGCGGAGCAGGGCACCCGTATCGCCGACGCGGCCGGTGGTGTCACCGACGACGTCTGGGCGAACGCCGCGAAGCACTTCGACGAGGAGCAGCTCGTCGCCCTGATCTCGCTCATCGCCGTCATCAACGCCTACAACCGCATCAACGTCATCAACCAGCAGCCCGCCGGGGACTACCAGCCCGGCCAGTTCGGCTAG
- a CDS encoding ATP-binding protein: protein MARSGSRAGLLGRRNECRALDDLLAGARDGRSGVLVLRGEAGIGKTELLRFLLDRAAGCRTVGLAGVQSEMELSYAGLHQLCAPLLTGLDRLPGPQRDALGTAFGLRAGAAPDRFLVGLATLSLLADAGGDQPLICLVDDAQWLDHVSAQTLAFVARRLLAESIVLVFAVREPGPGEALGGLPELRVTGLSEDDSRTLLDSVVTGPLDQRVRERIVAESGGNPLALLELPRRLAVGELAGGFGRPDAGPLSSQIERGFVHRVRSLPAETRRLLFTAAAEPVGDAALLRRAAERLGIDIDSALAHADTAELITLGTRVRFRHPLVRSAAYRAASPDDRREAHRALADVTDTRLDPDRRAWHLAAATSGPDETVADELERSADRAQARGGIAATAAFLQRATELTRDPALRARRAVDAARATLHAGAFEPAATLLATAEAGPLDELGRARIDVLHAEIAFAQNRGSQAPSLLLAAARRFGPLAPALARDTYLDAVAAAVFAGRLAHGPGLREVGEAARGASPPPSPTGLPDLLLDAVAVRLTDGYPASVPLMERALEACCDEELPVRDALRLLWLGGVLASDLWDDERGHLVATRHLTITRRSGALSALPDVLEARAHLHLLAGELTTAASLVEEVGTVCTAIGSNPTRVLPLGLAAWRGHEREARTLLDAIMSEAVPRGQGAAVTVSHCYHAVLCNGLGQYTEALSAAREAAAHPYEFASPRWGLAELIEAAVRSGLPQAATDALEQLSAATRASGTDWALGVEARSRALLSEGDTAERLYREAIERLARTRVRVELARAQLLYGEWLRRENRRVDARAQLGVAHDMFSRIGAEAFAERARSELQATGAKVRRHTISAPTALTSQEAQIARLAGEGLTNSEIGTQLFLSPHTVEWHLRKVFSKLGISSRKEIRTLRLEGEATSA, encoded by the coding sequence ATGGCGAGGAGCGGTTCACGAGCCGGACTCCTCGGCCGGCGGAACGAGTGCCGGGCGCTCGACGACCTGCTGGCCGGCGCCCGGGACGGCCGCAGCGGGGTCCTGGTCCTGCGCGGTGAGGCGGGCATCGGCAAGACCGAACTGCTGCGGTTCCTCCTCGACCGCGCCGCCGGCTGCCGCACGGTCGGACTGGCCGGCGTCCAGTCCGAGATGGAACTCTCCTACGCCGGACTGCACCAGCTCTGCGCCCCCCTGCTGACCGGCCTCGACCGGCTGCCCGGACCACAGCGCGACGCGCTCGGCACGGCGTTCGGACTGCGCGCCGGTGCCGCGCCGGACCGGTTCCTGGTCGGTCTGGCCACACTGAGCCTCCTCGCCGACGCCGGCGGGGACCAGCCGCTGATCTGCCTCGTCGACGACGCCCAGTGGCTCGACCATGTCTCGGCCCAGACCCTGGCGTTCGTCGCCCGCCGACTGCTCGCCGAATCGATCGTGCTCGTCTTCGCCGTCCGCGAGCCCGGCCCCGGCGAGGCCCTCGGCGGGCTCCCGGAACTGCGCGTGACGGGACTGTCCGAGGACGACTCCCGCACACTCCTCGACTCGGTCGTCACCGGCCCGCTCGACCAGCGGGTGCGCGAACGCATCGTCGCCGAGTCCGGCGGCAACCCGCTGGCCCTGCTGGAACTGCCCCGCCGACTGGCCGTCGGAGAACTGGCCGGCGGCTTCGGCCGCCCGGACGCCGGGCCGCTGTCCAGCCAGATCGAACGAGGCTTCGTCCACCGGGTCCGGTCGCTGCCGGCCGAGACACGACGCCTGCTGTTCACCGCCGCTGCCGAACCCGTCGGGGACGCCGCACTGCTCAGACGCGCGGCCGAACGGCTGGGCATCGACATCGACTCCGCCCTCGCGCACGCCGACACGGCGGAGCTGATCACCCTCGGCACCCGGGTACGGTTCCGGCACCCGCTGGTCCGCTCGGCGGCCTATCGCGCGGCGAGCCCCGACGACCGCCGCGAGGCGCACCGGGCCCTCGCCGACGTGACCGACACCCGGCTCGACCCCGATCGCCGGGCCTGGCATCTGGCCGCCGCGACCTCGGGACCCGACGAGACCGTGGCCGACGAACTGGAGCGCTCCGCCGACCGGGCACAGGCCCGCGGCGGCATCGCGGCGACGGCCGCGTTCCTGCAACGCGCGACCGAACTCACCCGCGACCCCGCCCTGCGCGCCCGGCGCGCGGTGGACGCGGCACGGGCCACCCTGCACGCGGGCGCGTTCGAGCCGGCGGCCACACTCCTCGCCACGGCCGAGGCCGGACCCCTCGACGAACTCGGGCGCGCCCGGATCGACGTCCTGCACGCCGAGATCGCGTTCGCCCAGAACCGCGGCAGCCAGGCCCCCTCGCTGCTGCTCGCCGCCGCCCGCCGGTTCGGTCCGCTCGCCCCCGCGCTCGCCCGCGACACCTATCTGGACGCCGTCGCCGCGGCCGTCTTCGCCGGCCGTCTCGCGCACGGCCCGGGGCTGCGGGAGGTCGGCGAGGCCGCCCGGGGCGCGTCGCCGCCACCGTCGCCGACCGGACTGCCCGATCTGCTGCTGGACGCCGTCGCCGTCCGCCTCACCGACGGCTACCCGGCCTCGGTCCCGCTGATGGAACGCGCCCTCGAAGCCTGTTGCGACGAGGAACTGCCCGTCCGGGACGCGCTGCGGCTGCTCTGGCTCGGCGGGGTCCTCGCCTCGGACCTGTGGGACGACGAGCGCGGCCATCTGGTCGCGACCCGCCATCTGACCATCACCCGCCGGTCCGGCGCGCTCAGCGCGCTCCCCGACGTGCTCGAAGCCCGTGCGCATCTGCACCTCCTCGCCGGTGAGCTGACGACGGCGGCGTCACTGGTCGAGGAGGTCGGCACGGTCTGCACCGCGATCGGCAGCAACCCGACACGGGTACTGCCCCTCGGCCTCGCCGCCTGGCGTGGCCATGAACGCGAGGCCCGCACCCTGCTCGACGCGATCATGAGCGAGGCCGTGCCGCGTGGCCAGGGAGCCGCCGTCACCGTCTCGCACTGCTACCACGCTGTCCTCTGCAACGGCCTCGGCCAGTACACCGAGGCGCTCTCCGCCGCCCGGGAGGCCGCCGCCCACCCCTACGAGTTCGCCTCCCCGCGCTGGGGCCTGGCCGAGCTGATCGAGGCGGCCGTACGCAGTGGTCTGCCCCAGGCGGCCACCGACGCGCTGGAGCAGCTCTCGGCGGCGACCCGGGCCAGCGGCACGGACTGGGCGCTGGGCGTGGAAGCGCGCTCGCGGGCCCTGCTGAGCGAGGGCGACACCGCGGAGCGGCTCTACCGCGAGGCGATCGAACGGCTCGCCCGGACCCGGGTCCGGGTGGAACTGGCCCGCGCACAGCTCCTGTACGGCGAATGGCTGCGCCGGGAGAACCGCCGCGTCGACGCCCGTGCCCAACTGGGCGTCGCCCACGACATGTTCAGCCGGATCGGGGCCGAGGCCTTCGCCGAACGTGCCCGGAGCGAGCTGCAGGCCACGGGCGCGAAGGTCCGCAGACACACCATCTCGGCGCCCACGGCCCTCACCTCCCAGGAGGCCCAGATCGCCCGGCTCGCCGGCGAGGGTCTCACCAACTCCGAGATCGGCACCCAGCTGTTCCTCAGCCCCCACACCGTCGAATGGCATCTGCGCAAGGTGTTCTCGAAGCTCGGCATCTCCTCCCGCAAGGAGATCCGCACCCTGCGCCTCGAAGGCGAGGCGACCTCGGCCTAG
- a CDS encoding L-aspartate oxidase, whose protein sequence is MVLVIGTGGAGLRAAIELAEAGVDVLAVGKRPKEDAHTALAAGGINAALATMDPEDSWQQHAADTLKESYLLADPRTAEIVTQGAARGIDDLERFGMAFAREEDGRISQRFFGAHKFRRTAFAGDYTGLEIQRTLIRRAEQLKVPVLDGVYITRLLTHDGAVFGAYGFDLTNGTRCLIHADAVILAAGGHTRIWRRTSSRRDENTGDSFRLAVEAGARLRDPELVQFHPSGIIEPESAAGTLVSEAARGEGGILRNALGERFMARYDPDRMELSTRDRVALASYTEIKEGRGTAKGGVWLDVSHLPRQTIMTRLPRVYQTLLDLQMLDITREPIEIAPTAHYSMGGVWVRPEDHSTDVRGLYAIGEASSGLHGANRLGGNSLIELLVFGRITGRAAAAYSESLTAHPRSASAVAEARAEVDELLTADGPENVRALQRAIRNTMTEHAGVVRDEEGLRAGLAELSVIEKRMEDVGVHPDIAGHQDLAHAFDLKSAALAARATLEAALERRETRGCHNRSDHPDLDPAFQVNLVWSPTTGITHESIPAIPDEISSLMQEVTTEGKLVE, encoded by the coding sequence ATGGTGCTGGTGATCGGCACCGGAGGCGCCGGGTTGCGCGCGGCGATCGAACTGGCCGAGGCCGGCGTGGATGTCCTCGCGGTCGGCAAGCGCCCCAAGGAGGACGCGCACACGGCCCTCGCGGCCGGCGGGATCAACGCGGCGCTGGCCACCATGGACCCCGAGGACAGCTGGCAGCAGCACGCGGCCGACACCCTCAAGGAGAGCTATCTGCTCGCCGATCCCCGTACCGCCGAGATCGTCACCCAGGGCGCCGCCCGGGGCATCGACGACCTGGAACGCTTCGGCATGGCGTTCGCGCGGGAGGAGGACGGCAGGATCTCCCAGCGGTTCTTCGGGGCGCACAAGTTCCGGCGCACCGCCTTCGCGGGCGACTACACCGGCCTGGAGATCCAGCGGACGCTGATCAGGCGCGCGGAACAGCTGAAGGTTCCCGTCCTCGACGGCGTGTACATCACCCGGCTCCTGACGCACGACGGGGCCGTCTTCGGCGCGTACGGCTTCGATCTGACGAACGGTACGCGCTGTCTGATCCACGCCGACGCGGTGATCCTCGCGGCGGGCGGGCACACCCGGATCTGGCGGCGTACGTCCTCGCGGCGCGACGAGAACACCGGCGACTCCTTCCGGCTGGCGGTGGAGGCCGGGGCCCGGCTGCGCGACCCGGAGCTGGTGCAGTTCCACCCGTCCGGGATCATCGAGCCGGAGAGCGCGGCCGGAACCCTGGTCAGCGAGGCCGCCCGGGGCGAGGGCGGGATCCTGCGCAACGCGCTCGGGGAGCGGTTCATGGCCCGCTACGACCCCGACCGGATGGAGCTGTCCACCCGCGACCGGGTGGCCCTGGCCTCCTACACGGAGATCAAGGAGGGACGCGGGACCGCTAAGGGCGGTGTGTGGCTCGACGTGTCCCATCTGCCCCGGCAGACGATCATGACCAGGCTGCCGCGGGTGTACCAGACGCTGCTGGACCTGCAGATGCTGGACATCACCCGGGAACCGATCGAGATCGCGCCCACCGCGCACTACTCGATGGGCGGGGTGTGGGTGCGCCCCGAGGACCACAGCACCGACGTACGCGGGCTCTACGCCATCGGGGAGGCGTCGAGCGGGCTGCACGGCGCCAACCGGCTCGGCGGGAACAGCCTCATCGAGCTGCTGGTCTTCGGCCGGATCACCGGCCGGGCCGCCGCCGCCTACTCCGAGTCCCTCACCGCCCACCCGCGCTCGGCGTCCGCCGTCGCCGAGGCCCGTGCGGAGGTCGACGAACTGCTCACGGCCGACGGCCCGGAGAACGTACGGGCCCTGCAGCGCGCCATCCGCAACACCATGACCGAGCACGCGGGCGTCGTACGCGACGAGGAGGGCCTGCGGGCCGGGCTGGCGGAGCTCTCCGTGATCGAGAAGCGGATGGAGGACGTCGGTGTCCACCCGGACATCGCCGGCCATCAGGACCTCGCCCACGCCTTCGACCTCAAGTCCGCCGCGCTCGCGGCGCGGGCCACGCTCGAAGCGGCGCTGGAGCGCCGCGAGACCCGCGGCTGTCACAACCGCAGCGACCACCCCGACCTGGATCCCGCTTTCCAGGTGAATCTGGTGTGGTCGCCGACGACCGGTATCACCCACGAGAGCATTCCGGCGATCCCGGACGAGATCTCCTCGCTGATGCAGGAAGTCACGACCGAGGGAAAGCTTGTCGAATGA
- a CDS encoding SDR family oxidoreductase, translating to MKVVVIGGTGLIGSKLVGKLGEHGHEAVAAAPNTGVNTLTGEGLAEVLEGASVVVDVSNSPSFADDAVMDFFRTSTTNLLKAGSEAGVTHHVALSVVGTDRLQESGYFRAKQAQEELIQASGIPYSIVHATQFFEFMKGIADMSTEGDTVRLAPVKIQPIYSDDVAAAVGRTAVGSPVNGVVEVAGPDVFQLDELIRGALAAKGDPRTVVTDPKAPYSGAQVQENTLVPGPDAHIAETRFADWRAQQK from the coding sequence ATGAAGGTCGTAGTGATCGGTGGAACCGGACTCATCGGTTCGAAGCTCGTCGGCAAGCTCGGCGAGCACGGGCACGAGGCGGTCGCCGCCGCGCCCAACACCGGCGTCAACACCCTGACGGGCGAGGGCCTCGCCGAGGTCCTGGAGGGCGCGTCGGTCGTGGTCGACGTGTCGAACTCCCCCTCCTTCGCGGACGACGCCGTCATGGACTTCTTCCGCACCTCCACGACCAACCTCCTCAAGGCCGGGTCCGAGGCCGGCGTGACGCACCACGTGGCGCTCTCCGTGGTCGGCACGGACCGCCTCCAGGAGAGCGGCTACTTCCGTGCCAAGCAGGCCCAGGAGGAGCTCATCCAGGCGTCCGGGATTCCGTACTCCATCGTCCACGCCACGCAGTTCTTCGAGTTCATGAAGGGGATCGCGGACATGTCGACGGAGGGCGACACCGTCCGGCTGGCCCCCGTGAAGATCCAGCCGATCTACTCCGACGACGTGGCCGCCGCCGTCGGCCGCACCGCGGTCGGCTCCCCGGTCAACGGGGTGGTGGAGGTCGCCGGCCCCGACGTCTTCCAGCTCGACGAGCTGATCCGCGGGGCCCTCGCCGCCAAGGGCGACCCCCGCACGGTCGTCACCGACCCGAAGGCCCCGTACTCCGGCGCCCAGGTGCAGGAGAACACGCTCGTCCCGGGCCCGGACGCGCACATCGCCGAGACCCGGTTCGCCGACTGGCGCGCGCAGCAGAAGTGA
- a CDS encoding globin domain-containing protein, with translation MLSAQSAPVVRATLPVVGASLTTITELFYRRLFEERPELLRHLFNRTNQATGAQREALAGSVAAFATLLVEKPDVRPDAVLARIAHKHVSLGITADEYPLVGRHLLGAVAEVLGDAVTPEVGAAWDEVYWLMANALIAIEARLYAEAGVADGDVWRRMEIAERRQESADAVSLVLRRTDGRPTVAFRPGQYVSVRVELPDGAHQIRQYSLSTAPDHKTWRITVKRERTTDGTVPDGEVSSWLHAHAEVGDILDVSLPAGDLVLPEADTPLFLASAGIGITPMLSMLDHLALTSSARPVTVVHADRSPLDHVHRDEQADLVSRLTSADLHLWYENDAHRAPAAQAFAGRATLEHLTPAPGTTAYLCGPLPFMRTVRGELLEKGLHPSAIHYEVFGPDLWLTK, from the coding sequence ATGCTTTCCGCACAGTCGGCCCCCGTCGTACGAGCGACGCTTCCCGTGGTGGGAGCCTCGCTGACCACGATCACGGAGCTGTTCTACCGGCGACTCTTCGAGGAGCGGCCGGAGCTGCTGCGGCATCTGTTCAACCGGACCAACCAGGCCACCGGCGCGCAGCGCGAGGCGCTGGCCGGCTCGGTGGCCGCCTTCGCCACCCTGCTGGTCGAGAAGCCCGACGTACGCCCGGACGCGGTCCTCGCGCGTATCGCCCACAAGCATGTCTCGCTCGGTATCACCGCCGACGAGTACCCCTTGGTCGGACGGCATCTGCTCGGGGCGGTCGCCGAGGTGCTCGGGGACGCCGTGACGCCCGAGGTCGGCGCCGCCTGGGACGAGGTCTACTGGTTGATGGCCAACGCCCTGATCGCCATCGAGGCCCGGCTGTACGCCGAGGCCGGTGTCGCGGACGGGGACGTGTGGCGGCGTATGGAGATCGCCGAGCGTCGTCAGGAGTCGGCCGACGCGGTGTCCCTGGTCCTGCGCCGGACGGACGGCCGTCCCACCGTCGCCTTCCGGCCCGGACAGTACGTCAGTGTCCGCGTCGAACTGCCCGACGGCGCCCACCAGATCCGCCAGTACAGCCTGTCCACCGCGCCCGATCACAAGACCTGGCGCATCACGGTCAAGCGCGAGCGGACCACCGACGGCACCGTCCCCGACGGCGAGGTCTCGTCCTGGCTGCACGCGCACGCCGAGGTGGGTGACATCCTCGATGTGTCGCTGCCCGCCGGCGACCTCGTCCTGCCCGAGGCCGACACCCCTCTCTTCCTCGCCTCCGCGGGCATCGGCATCACCCCCATGCTGTCGATGCTCGACCATCTCGCCCTCACCTCCTCCGCCCGCCCCGTCACCGTCGTGCACGCCGACCGCTCGCCCCTCGACCATGTCCACCGGGACGAGCAGGCGGACCTCGTCAGCCGTCTGACCAGCGCGGATCTTCACCTGTGGTACGAGAACGACGCCCACCGCGCGCCCGCCGCACAGGCGTTCGCCGGGCGCGCGACCCTCGAACACCTCACCCCCGCGCCCGGCACCACCGCCTACCTCTGCGGGCCGCTGCCGTTCATGCGGACGGTGCGCGGCGAGCTGCTGGAGAAGGGGCTGCACCCCTCCGCCATCCACTACGAGGTCTTCGGCCCCGACCTCTGGCTCACCAAGTAG